The following DNA comes from Enterocloster bolteae.
CCTTATTTCCTGCCTATATAGCCACAGGAATCTTCCCGCTAAAGGTGTGATACTGATAATGTTCCAGCCGGAAGCTGTCAGTGGTGAACTGATAGAAATTCTGGATGGAAGTGTCCATGGACAGGGTTGGACCTGGGTAAGGCTCCCGTTTCAGCAACTCCTCCACCATGGGTATATGCCGGTCGTAGATATGGGCGTCTGCAATAACATGGACCAATTCACCGGGTTTCAGGCCGCTTACCTGCGCCAGCATGTGGAGCAGGACCGCATACTGGCATACGTTCCAGCTGTTGGCTGTCAGCATATCCTGGGAGCGCTGGTTTAAGATACCGTTCAGGGTATTACCGGAGACATTGAAGGTCATGCTGTAGGCGCAGGGATAGAGGTTCATTTCGCATAGATCATGGTGGTTGTAGATATTGGACATGATCCGGCGGCTTAAGGGATTGTGCTTCAGGTCATACAGGATGCGG
Coding sequences within:
- the thyA gene encoding thymidylate synthase, which gives rise to MSYADQIFIQNCNDILEHGVWDTDYDVRPVWEDGTPAHTIKRFGIVNRYDLTREFPVITLRRTAFKSAVDELLWIWQKKSNNIHDLNSHIWDSWADENGSIGKAYGYQLGVKHHYKEGDFDQVDRILYDLKHNPLSRRIMSNIYNHHDLCEMNLYPCAYSMTFNVSGNTLNGILNQRSQDMLTANSWNVCQYAVLLHMLAQVSGLKPGELVHVIADAHIYDRHIPMVEELLKREPYPGPTLSMDTSIQNFYQFTTDSFRLEHYQYHTFSGKIPVAI